Part of the Chloroflexota bacterium genome, TCGGCAAACACCGACCAGATCCGGCACCCGTTTGAGACGCTGACCGCATATCTCGTGCGCAATAATCCGGTGCCGGTTGGCACCGTGGTGAGCACCGGCACGGGCATCATCGTGACAGAAGAAGCGGCCCTGCGCGCCGGCGACATTGTGGAAATCGAGATCGACGAAATCGGCCTGCTCGCGACGCCCGTGCGTCAATTGTCGGCTGACGATTAGATTGGGACTAGTTTTGTGGCTATTCCCGCTGCCCATCGTCCTTAGGCCGGTAAACAAGGATACGCTTGGTGCCCTGCCCTACTAGTATGGGCACAAACAGATGGAGCGGGTTTCCTGCTTACATGCGATTATACTGTATTTATTATCTTGTCAATGCTGTGTTGCAGCCGCTGTCGCCGTGCCTCGTAGAACTCCATAAAATCAACTATCTCTCCGGGAAGTTCGTCTAGATAGTGCTGGTCGCGATAACGCAGGCGAGCTTGAGGGTCCGGAAAATGTTCAGCCAACCATTCCTTCGGCAACTTGGCCCGCTTCTCGTTGTTGATATCACCGTCCAACAACTGGAGATTGCCAAGTCGATTGGCGCAATCACGAAACGCGTCGACTTGATTGTCGCTGAGGCCGGCTCTGGTGAGCCGGGCCGGTGCAAAGCGACTGGCCGGGAACACATGGTCGATATGCAGCCGATTGCGCGAATCTATAAACGAGAACAATAACCTTAGCAATGCAAATAGCCTGCTGTCCCCATACCCAATGTCCGCTAGGTCTTCGACTTCTTCCGCTGAAAACTCGAGACTCTTGCCCCGCTGCGCCATTACGCGACGCATCTCATGTGCCGGGAATTGTCTGCCGTCTGTAGTGCGTATAACATCGCGAAGATCGGTAAGCAGCGTGTCTAGACCACTGCCCCAAATCCCAGAGGCTTTCAGTATCGATCTCGTGAGCCAGCCACGAATTGCGTTGCGCTCGTCAGCGTAGCTATCGCGAGTAGCGAAGCCTGATGGCATTCCTTGCCGATAGAAGTAGTAGGCAATCGGTAGCAGGGCGCTCTGCGCCCGGATAGTAGTGCCGTCAAACCCGAAACTTGCTACGAGTTCGACGGTAGCGGTCAGTGCTTCGCGAATTCTTGACCAGTTCTTTTCAAGCACCGACATGTTACCGTGAGTGAAGTTCTCGACTCTGAAACCTACGCTTGCTATATCGGCAAGCATGAGTCCGGCTTTCAGCACGAAATCCTTCGATAGACTGAACCCGTTTCCAACACGGTTCAATTCATCGACCAACTCGTGCACCTCTTTACGTGCATCTAGTTCTGTCCATTGCGATACGGCAATGCTCAACAAGAGGTCTGAGTAAGAGAGCACAGTTCCGCCACTGTTGCGACGAATGAATATGTTTAGGACGCGGTCGATGTCTTGTCTTTTTTCTTCGTAGTAAATCACTGTCTGATCGACGCAGATAGCTTTGTATAACCGATCAAGGGATCGGAAAGCGACGCGTTGCTTATCGCGATCCAATTCCCTTTCAAGGAGCCAATCATTCATGTCCGGGCCCGTCTCCAGAGTCCTGATATCCGAAACCCTGAACCAAAGTCGATCGCCCTCAAGTCCAATCCTGTTTTCATCGATAAACTCGAAGGTGTAGAGGTTTCCATATTCATCCGGTCCGGACGACAAAAGGTCTAAAGCCAGAACACGGCGCGGAAAGGCATCCGAATTGCTCCACCTCTTGCGAGGAAGTTTGACTGACATTGACCCACGCAATCCGATGTTGAATGCAGTTAATCGCTGCTGTCCGTCAAGAACGGCTGTCAGATATCTGTCGTGCAAGATTCCAAGGTCGGGGCAATGGGGATTGTCACGCTGGTGGTAGTCCCGGACGAATCCGTACCAACGATACTCATGAGAGTGTTCCCTGGCTATGCGCCAGAATAGAAACTCTCCGAACGGATACCCCTGCATCACGCTGTCGAACAAAGAGGTGATTTGCTCCGGCCGCCAAACGAACTCTCGTTGAATTGCTGGCAAAACATACTCATTCGATGCGATACTATCCAGCGCATCGCTGATAGTTCCTCCCTGTTGATACACTCGCTTGTCCTCCCTATTGGTAACAGGGCTGTCAATCTCAGAGTCGACCAAGTTGGCGTGGCAACCCTAATAGACAGTCTGTTAGATAAGGGTACTTGAAAACTGCTTCCACGATTCTAGCACACGCGCCTCACACTTGATTCTGCGGGGAAACCTCTTGACTTTGCCCTTCCAGTACCAAGCTCTCTACGTGCCAAACACCTTATGCTTCGGCTTCGTTGACTTGCGAGATC contains:
- a CDS encoding DUF262 domain-containing protein, encoding MYQQGGTISDALDSIASNEYVLPAIQREFVWRPEQITSLFDSVMQGYPFGEFLFWRIAREHSHEYRWYGFVRDYHQRDNPHCPDLGILHDRYLTAVLDGQQRLTAFNIGLRGSMSVKLPRKRWSNSDAFPRRVLALDLLSSGPDEYGNLYTFEFIDENRIGLEGDRLWFRVSDIRTLETGPDMNDWLLERELDRDKQRVAFRSLDRLYKAICVDQTVIYYEEKRQDIDRVLNIFIRRNSGGTVLSYSDLLLSIAVSQWTELDARKEVHELVDELNRVGNGFSLSKDFVLKAGLMLADIASVGFRVENFTHGNMSVLEKNWSRIREALTATVELVASFGFDGTTIRAQSALLPIAYYFYRQGMPSGFATRDSYADERNAIRGWLTRSILKASGIWGSGLDTLLTDLRDVIRTTDGRQFPAHEMRRVMAQRGKSLEFSAEEVEDLADIGYGDSRLFALLRLLFSFIDSRNRLHIDHVFPASRFAPARLTRAGLSDNQVDAFRDCANRLGNLQLLDGDINNEKRAKLPKEWLAEHFPDPQARLRYRDQHYLDELPGEIVDFMEFYEARRQRLQHSIDKIINTV